The proteins below are encoded in one region of Lactuca sativa cultivar Salinas chromosome 3, Lsat_Salinas_v11, whole genome shotgun sequence:
- the LOC111907816 gene encoding type III polyketide synthase A, producing MSKINGNGASGHRYSSATRRLPTPGKATVLAIGKAFPSQLIPQDCLVEGYFRDTNCIDHAMKEKLERLCKTTTVRTRYTVMSKEILDEYPELATEGTATISQRLSIANKAVTEMAKDASLACIKQWGRPAEDITHVVYVSSSEIRLPGGDLYLANELGLRNDVNRVMLYFLGCYGGVTGLRVAKDIAENNPGSRVLLTTSETTILGFRPPSKSRPYDLVGAALFGDGAAAAIIGADPIAKTESPFLELSYAVQQFLPGTHSVIDGRLSEEGINFKLGRDLPQKIDDNIEGFCNKLMEKANNVKDFNDMFWAVHPGGPAILNRLETTLKLRGEKLDCSRRALMDFGNVSSNTIIYVLEYMREELMNKEIGEEWGLALAFGPGITFEGILLRSLN from the exons ATGTCAAAGATCAATGGCAATGGTGCATCAGGACATCGCTACTCATCAGCAACTAGGCGTCTCCCTACTCCTGGAAAAGCCACTGTCTTAGCAATTGGAAAAGCCTTCCCAAGCCAACTTATTCCACAGGATTGCTTAGTTGAAGGCTATTTCCGAGACACAAATTGCATTGATCACGCCATGAAAGAGAAGTTGGAACGCTTGT GTAAAACAACCACAGTCAGAACCAGATACACTGTAATGTCGAAGGAAATCCTAGACGAATACCCCGAACTAGCGACCGAAGGGACAGCAACTATTTCCCAAAGGCTAAGCATCGCGAACAAAGCAGTAACCGAGATGGCAAAAGACGCTAGTTTAGCATGCATCAAACAATGGGGAAGGCCCGCAGAAGACATCACTCACGTAGTCTATGTTTCCTCAAGCGAAATTCGTCTTCCAGGAGGTGATCTTTATCTTGCTAATGAACTTGGACTAAGAAACGATGTGAATCGCGTAATGCTATACTTCTTGGGATGCTATGGTGGTGTTACTGGCCTTCGCGTCGCTAAAGATATTGCAGAAAACAACCCTGGAAGCCGAGTACTGTTAACCACTTCGGAAACAACCATCTTAGGGTTCAGGCCACCAAGCAAATCTCGCCCGTATGATTTAGTTGGAGCTGCTCTCTTCGGAGATGGTGCTGCGGCAGCCATTATTGGTGCGGACCCAATAGCAAAAACCGAGTCGCCATTTTTGGAACTGAGTTATGCTGTCCAGCAGTTCCTCCCAGGGACTCATAGTGTCATTGATGGGCGACTTTCGGAAGAGGGTATAAATTTCAAACTTGGACGTGACTTACCTCAAAAGATCGATGATAACATTGAAGGGTTTTGCAATAAGTTGATGGAAAAAGCTAACAATGTGAAggatttcaatgacatgttttggGCTGTACATCCTGGTGGTCCAGCGATATTGAATAGGTTGGAGACTACACTGAAGTTGAGAGGAGAAAAGCTGGATTGTAGTCGGAGGGCTTTGATGGATTTTGGGAATGTGAGTAGTAACACTATAATTTATGTGTTGGAGTATATGAGAGAGGAGCTGATGAACAAAGAGATTGGAGAAGAATGGGGTCTTGCTTTGGCTTTTGGGCCAGGCATTACTTTCGAAGGAATTCTTCTTCGTAGCCTCAATTAA